The Mesomycoplasma flocculare ATCC 27399 genome includes a window with the following:
- a CDS encoding carbohydrate ABC transporter permease gives MNLISEFFYRRRIRKTRLELGILDQQQPFWKPFLALLPSILVIFLFVFLPFLYSISKSLSVEINHNVAGNTRFGFDNFIDLITIDTNFHIAIRNSVIYSIAALPLGLIISLIIASAIASLHRKYARGFWQTVFFLPYVTSAIAVSVSFAYIFDSETGFINKLFGISKRWLNSGNSSSLDALFVVLISGIWRSIAFEVLILTTAMLSVNPTLYKAAAIDGASSVRQFFKITLPSVSKTINFLITIGIIGGIKVFPIGIFLNESEAINNGGATFLVYIYKNVRGTPNFAQSGAVTIYLFVFGIALSILVKKFLATIILIADKISEKNVYYKIKNSQIH, from the coding sequence GAAAAACTAGGCTTGAATTAGGAATTCTTGACCAACAGCAACCATTTTGAAAGCCTTTTTTAGCACTTTTACCATCAATTTTAGTAATTTTTCTTTTTGTTTTTCTGCCCTTTTTATACTCAATTTCAAAATCTTTAAGTGTTGAAATCAATCACAATGTTGCCGGAAATACTCGGTTTGGTTTTGATAATTTTATTGATCTAATCACAATTGATACGAACTTTCATATTGCCATTAGAAATTCGGTAATCTATTCAATTGCGGCTCTTCCGCTTGGATTAATAATTAGTTTAATTATTGCATCCGCGATTGCCTCTTTGCATCGTAAGTATGCCCGCGGATTTTGACAGACAGTTTTTTTTCTGCCATATGTTACATCCGCGATTGCAGTTTCGGTTTCATTTGCTTATATTTTTGATAGTGAAACTGGTTTTATTAACAAACTTTTTGGGATATCAAAAAGGTGGCTAAATTCCGGAAATTCTTCTTCGCTTGATGCGCTTTTTGTTGTACTAATTTCAGGAATTTGAAGAAGCATTGCTTTTGAAGTACTAATTTTGACTACCGCGATGTTATCGGTAAATCCAACACTTTATAAAGCTGCGGCAATCGATGGCGCCTCGTCAGTAAGGCAATTTTTCAAAATTACCCTCCCTTCTGTTTCAAAAACAATTAACTTTTTAATTACAATTGGAATTATCGGTGGGATTAAAGTTTTTCCAATCGGAATTTTTTTAAACGAATCTGAAGCAATAAATAATGGGGGCGCAACTTTTTTAGTTTATATTTATAAAAATGTGCGCGGGACGCCAAATTTTGCCCAATCAGGCGCTGTTACAATTTATCTTTTTGTATTCGGTATTGCCTTATCTATTCTTGTTAAAAAGTTTTTAGCAACAATTATTTTAATTGCTGATAAAATTTCGGAGAAAAATGTTTATTATAAAATTAAAAATTCACAAATTCATTAG